In Streptomyces sclerotialus, one genomic interval encodes:
- a CDS encoding alpha/beta hydrolase fold domain-containing protein has translation MSSRALLLVASALGHKMGYRDVDEVRRKVERQQRRPAAFGPPKRLDRHCRVTAHFRHGWPCYEVVPRDGAARVQVMYLHGGAYIEEIGDNHWNLIEQLATSGAARVTVPVHPLAPRGTASTVIPDLTALAGRLTADGGLPTVFMGDSAGGGLAVTLAQRLRDTGGTPPDELVLISPWLDAATGNPDIAEVQPHDPMLATEALRYCGSLWAGDLELAHPWVSPLNGSLADLPRTTVFAGTRDILIADARRFRDRATAEGVEVDLAEAEGQIHVYPLWPTTEGHQARRHLLASLPVPAGASLADR, from the coding sequence TTGAGCAGCCGAGCCCTGCTGCTCGTCGCGTCGGCGTTGGGGCACAAGATGGGGTACCGCGATGTGGACGAGGTCCGGCGGAAGGTCGAGCGGCAGCAGCGCCGGCCCGCCGCCTTCGGGCCGCCCAAGCGGCTGGACCGGCACTGCCGGGTGACCGCCCACTTCCGGCACGGATGGCCCTGCTACGAGGTCGTCCCGCGGGACGGCGCCGCGCGTGTCCAGGTCATGTACCTCCACGGCGGTGCCTACATCGAGGAGATCGGCGACAACCACTGGAACCTGATCGAGCAGCTCGCGACCAGCGGGGCGGCACGCGTGACCGTCCCGGTGCACCCGCTCGCGCCGCGCGGTACGGCCTCCACGGTCATCCCCGACCTCACCGCACTGGCGGGCCGGCTCACCGCGGACGGCGGGCTCCCCACCGTCTTCATGGGCGACTCGGCGGGCGGCGGGCTGGCCGTGACGCTGGCGCAGCGGCTGCGGGACACCGGCGGCACCCCGCCGGACGAGCTGGTGCTGATCTCGCCCTGGCTGGACGCCGCGACGGGCAACCCGGACATCGCGGAGGTGCAGCCGCACGATCCCATGCTGGCGACCGAGGCGCTGCGGTACTGCGGCTCGCTGTGGGCCGGCGACCTGGAACTCGCCCACCCCTGGGTGAGCCCGCTGAACGGCAGCCTGGCGGACCTGCCGCGTACGACGGTGTTCGCCGGTACCCGCGACATCCTCATCGCCGACGCCCGCCGCTTCCGTGACCGGGCGACGGCCGAGGGCGTCGAGGTGGACCTCGCCGAGGCCGAGGGGCAGATCCACGTCTACCCGCTGTGGCCCACCACCGAGGGCCACCAGGCCCGCCGCCACCTGCTCGCCTCCCTGCCCGTCCCCGCCGGGGCATCGCTCGCCGACCGGTGA
- a CDS encoding helix-turn-helix domain-containing protein, giving the protein MGLNDEVGRRLRELRQQQRLSLSELARRSGVGKGTLSELEGGQRNPTLETLYALTTALNSPLSAVLSDHPRHAFQAQDEGVSGSAVTAALIERFEEPPAATDIFRIRIAAGSVQESAAHITDTSESLMVLTGTAVVGDPAEPQTAGPGEYAHWRADTPHLYSAPDGDVHGILFVRYPHAAPVRST; this is encoded by the coding sequence ATGGGCCTGAACGACGAGGTGGGGCGCCGGCTCCGGGAGCTCCGCCAGCAGCAACGCCTGTCCCTCTCCGAACTGGCCCGGCGCTCCGGCGTCGGCAAGGGAACGCTCTCCGAACTGGAGGGCGGGCAGCGCAACCCCACCCTGGAGACCCTCTACGCCCTCACCACCGCACTGAACAGCCCGCTCAGCGCCGTCCTCAGCGACCACCCCCGGCACGCCTTCCAGGCACAGGACGAGGGCGTCTCGGGCAGCGCCGTCACCGCGGCCCTCATCGAGCGCTTCGAGGAGCCTCCGGCCGCCACCGACATCTTCCGCATCCGCATCGCCGCCGGCAGCGTCCAGGAGTCGGCCGCGCACATCACGGACACGTCGGAGAGCCTGATGGTGCTGACCGGTACGGCGGTGGTGGGCGACCCGGCGGAGCCGCAGACGGCGGGGCCGGGCGAGTACGCGCACTGGCGCGCCGACACCCCGCACCTCTACAGCGCCCCGGACGGCGACGTGCACGGCATCCTCTTCGTCCGCTACCCGCACGCGGCGCCGGTCCGCAGCACCTGA
- a CDS encoding NADH:flavin oxidoreductase, with protein sequence MTSSDPAARAAQVLSRPFALGGLTVPNRIAMAPMTREFSPGGVPGADVADYYARRAAGGVGLIITEGTYVDHPAAGTSGAVPRFHGEDALGGWQRVVESVHAAGGTIMPQLWHVGMAREAGAPPFPDAPPSGPSGLALDGTPSGHTMTQQDLDDVIAAFAEAARAAERIGFDGIELHGAHGYLIDQFLWAGTNRRTDAYGGDLVARTRFAAEIVAACREAVSADFPILFRMSQWKMNNYEARLADTPEELDSVVAPLTAAGVSAFHASTRRYWLPEFEDSDLNLAGWVKKLSGRPTVTVGSVGLDNEFIQAFKGEQAGVTGIDRLLDRMERDEFDLVAVGRALLGDPEWAAKIFEGRTDELVPFDASMLRTLS encoded by the coding sequence GTGACATCCAGTGACCCCGCCGCCCGGGCGGCTCAGGTGCTCTCCCGCCCCTTCGCACTGGGCGGGCTCACCGTGCCCAACCGCATCGCCATGGCGCCGATGACCCGCGAGTTCTCGCCGGGCGGCGTCCCGGGCGCCGACGTCGCTGACTACTACGCGCGCCGGGCCGCCGGCGGCGTCGGCCTGATCATCACCGAGGGTACGTACGTCGACCACCCGGCCGCCGGCACCAGCGGCGCCGTCCCCCGCTTCCACGGCGAGGACGCGCTCGGCGGCTGGCAGCGGGTGGTGGAGTCGGTGCACGCGGCGGGCGGCACGATCATGCCGCAGCTGTGGCACGTCGGCATGGCCCGGGAAGCGGGCGCACCGCCCTTCCCCGACGCCCCGCCGTCCGGCCCGTCCGGCCTCGCCCTCGACGGCACGCCGTCCGGGCACACCATGACGCAGCAGGACCTCGACGACGTGATCGCGGCGTTCGCCGAGGCGGCGCGCGCGGCCGAGCGCATCGGCTTCGACGGGATCGAGCTGCACGGTGCGCACGGCTACCTCATCGACCAGTTCCTGTGGGCGGGCACCAACCGGCGCACCGACGCCTACGGCGGCGACCTGGTGGCGCGTACCCGTTTCGCCGCCGAGATCGTCGCGGCCTGCCGGGAAGCGGTCTCGGCCGACTTCCCGATCCTCTTCCGGATGTCGCAGTGGAAGATGAACAACTACGAGGCCCGCCTCGCCGACACCCCGGAGGAGCTGGACTCCGTCGTCGCGCCGCTCACCGCCGCCGGCGTGAGCGCCTTCCACGCCTCGACGCGCCGCTACTGGCTGCCGGAGTTCGAGGACTCCGACCTCAACCTCGCCGGGTGGGTCAAGAAGCTCTCCGGCCGCCCGACGGTGACCGTCGGCTCCGTCGGCCTCGACAACGAGTTCATCCAGGCGTTCAAGGGCGAGCAGGCCGGCGTCACCGGCATCGACCGCCTGCTGGACCGCATGGAGCGCGACGAGTTCGACCTCGTGGCCGTGGGCCGGGCGCTCCTCGGCGACCCGGAGTGGGCCGCCAAGATCTTCGAAGGCCGTACCGACGAGCTCGTACCGTTCGACGCCTCGATGCTGCGCACGCTGAGCTGA
- a CDS encoding flavodoxin family protein, protein MRALVINCTLKPSPQPSNTEALADVVVKALDTYGVTSRTVRAVDLDLRPGVESDMGEGDDWPSVREKIVDAQILIIASPTWLGRPSSVAQRVLERMDAMLGETDEQDRPVAFNRVAGVVVTGNEDGAHHVISEINGALVDIGYTIPGQSWTYWHLGPGPGPDYLDEARGHDWSASTARAMAANLVHTARALAAHPLPAPPS, encoded by the coding sequence ATGCGCGCCCTTGTGATCAACTGCACCCTCAAACCCTCCCCTCAGCCGTCGAACACCGAAGCCCTCGCCGACGTCGTGGTCAAGGCCCTGGACACGTACGGCGTCACCTCGCGCACGGTCCGGGCCGTCGACCTGGACCTCCGCCCCGGCGTCGAGAGCGACATGGGGGAGGGCGACGACTGGCCCTCGGTGCGCGAGAAGATCGTGGACGCACAGATCCTGATCATCGCCTCGCCGACCTGGCTGGGCCGCCCCTCCTCCGTGGCGCAGCGGGTGCTGGAACGCATGGACGCGATGCTCGGCGAGACCGACGAGCAGGACCGCCCCGTCGCCTTCAACCGCGTGGCCGGCGTCGTCGTGACGGGTAACGAGGACGGCGCCCACCACGTCATCAGCGAGATCAACGGCGCGCTGGTCGACATCGGCTACACGATCCCCGGCCAGAGCTGGACCTACTGGCACCTCGGCCCCGGTCCGGGCCCCGACTACCTCGACGAGGCCCGCGGCCACGACTGGTCCGCCTCCACCGCCCGCGCCATGGCCGCCAACCTGGTCCACACGGCCCGCGCCCTCGCCGCGCACCCCCTCCCGGCCCCGCCGTCCTGA
- the pstS gene encoding phosphate ABC transporter substrate-binding protein PstS has translation MTAQRHRGLRPLAAGVAALSGVLALASCGSDDSPASGESSSASGPSAAGSRTASSGGAVRCGKAATVRASGSTAQHNAMRFWIRNYQKACKDTRIDYEDSGSGAGQADFLAGRTAFAGSDSALRPAQLARSKKTCADGGRAVHLPMLGGPIAIGYHLPGVDELVLDAPTLARIFDAKITKWNDPAIAELNPKADLPATPIKTVHRSDASGTTDNLTAYLHAATPDAWPHPHSQRWPAKGGASADGSSELAAEVKKTRGAIGYVELASAIQRSLSTAAIDTGASAPVHATVVNASKALAGAKTTGSGGDLVLALDHTTKAAGAYPIAMVTYEIVCDKGNKAATWPATKAFLTYSAGAEGQQDLSFQGYATLPAKIMDRVRDKLSGIS, from the coding sequence GTGACAGCACAGCGCCACCGGGGCCTGCGCCCCCTCGCCGCCGGAGTGGCGGCCCTCTCGGGTGTACTGGCCCTCGCGTCCTGCGGTTCCGACGACTCCCCGGCATCCGGTGAGTCCTCCAGCGCGTCAGGGCCCAGCGCTGCCGGCTCCCGTACCGCCTCGTCCGGCGGCGCCGTGCGGTGCGGCAAGGCCGCCACGGTGCGGGCCTCCGGCTCGACCGCGCAGCACAACGCCATGCGGTTCTGGATCAGGAACTACCAGAAGGCCTGCAAGGACACCCGGATCGACTACGAGGACTCCGGGTCCGGCGCCGGACAGGCCGACTTCCTGGCCGGCCGCACCGCTTTCGCCGGCTCGGACTCCGCGCTGCGCCCCGCGCAGCTCGCCCGCTCCAAGAAGACCTGTGCGGACGGCGGCCGCGCGGTCCACCTGCCGATGCTCGGCGGCCCGATCGCGATCGGATACCACCTGCCGGGCGTCGACGAGCTCGTACTGGATGCCCCCACCCTCGCCCGGATCTTCGACGCGAAGATCACGAAGTGGAACGATCCGGCGATCGCCGAGCTGAACCCGAAGGCCGACCTGCCCGCCACCCCGATCAAGACGGTGCACCGCTCCGACGCCTCCGGTACGACCGACAACCTCACCGCTTACCTGCACGCCGCCACTCCGGACGCCTGGCCGCACCCGCACAGCCAGCGGTGGCCGGCCAAGGGCGGGGCGTCCGCCGACGGTTCGTCGGAGCTGGCCGCCGAGGTGAAGAAGACCCGCGGCGCCATCGGGTACGTGGAACTCGCCTCCGCGATCCAGCGGTCGCTCTCCACCGCCGCGATCGACACCGGCGCTTCCGCGCCGGTCCACGCCACCGTCGTCAACGCGTCGAAGGCGCTCGCGGGCGCGAAGACCACCGGCTCCGGAGGCGACCTGGTCCTCGCCCTGGACCACACGACCAAGGCCGCAGGCGCGTACCCGATCGCGATGGTCACGTACGAGATCGTCTGCGACAAGGGAAACAAGGCGGCGACCTGGCCGGCCACCAAAGCCTTCCTCACGTACAGCGCCGGCGCCGAGGGCCAGCAGGACCTCTCCTTCCAGGGCTACGCCACCCTCCCCGCCAAGATCATGGACAGGGTCCGCGACAAGCTGAGCGGCATCTCCTGA
- a CDS encoding aminoglycoside phosphotransferase family protein, giving the protein MWLRPRFGEKLRAELGLPRRARRLDSSPRSRVWRVELPETTAVVKQIVDGPDADERYAREVAALRIAARAETPVVPALLATDPGERVLVLEHLDHRRPAGDWIVDYAAALARLHATARPEDAGVLPRWQGPNQADIASFLGLAAALQVPVKPGVTDELHALVNRLAQVPGRAALLHGDPCPGNDLHTTTGVGFIDLEQASLGSGVTELAYLRIGFPTCWCVTSAPAPLLERAEHAYRTAWRTATGAEAQGSLTDACAGWLLRGDALVERARRESTDHLARIPDRDWKWGTATARQRLVHRLGVVSRMTADHTSLSGLGRLSTGMRRRMLARWPALQPVPTARP; this is encoded by the coding sequence ATGTGGTTGCGACCGAGGTTCGGGGAGAAGTTACGGGCCGAGCTGGGGCTGCCCCGGCGCGCTCGCAGACTGGACAGCAGCCCGCGCTCGCGTGTGTGGCGTGTCGAGCTGCCGGAGACGACGGCGGTGGTGAAACAGATCGTCGACGGCCCCGATGCCGACGAGCGATATGCCCGCGAGGTGGCCGCCCTGCGGATCGCCGCCCGCGCCGAAACGCCCGTCGTACCGGCCCTGCTCGCCACCGATCCCGGCGAGCGGGTGCTGGTGCTGGAGCATCTGGATCACCGGCGCCCGGCCGGCGACTGGATCGTCGACTATGCAGCCGCACTGGCGCGGCTGCATGCCACGGCCCGCCCGGAGGACGCCGGCGTACTGCCCCGGTGGCAGGGCCCGAACCAGGCCGACATCGCCTCTTTCCTCGGGCTGGCCGCGGCACTCCAGGTTCCCGTCAAGCCCGGTGTCACCGACGAACTCCATGCCCTCGTGAACCGGCTCGCCCAGGTACCCGGCCGTGCCGCCCTCCTCCACGGTGACCCCTGTCCCGGAAACGACCTCCACACCACCACGGGAGTCGGATTCATCGACTTGGAGCAGGCTTCACTGGGCAGCGGTGTGACGGAGCTGGCCTACCTGCGCATCGGCTTCCCGACCTGCTGGTGTGTCACTTCGGCACCGGCCCCGCTGCTGGAACGGGCGGAGCACGCGTACCGCACGGCATGGCGCACCGCGACCGGTGCCGAGGCGCAGGGCAGCCTCACCGACGCGTGCGCCGGCTGGCTGCTCCGCGGTGACGCGCTGGTCGAGCGGGCACGCCGCGAGAGCACGGACCACCTGGCACGCATTCCGGACCGGGACTGGAAATGGGGCACGGCGACGGCCCGGCAACGACTCGTCCACCGGCTCGGCGTCGTCAGCCGGATGACCGCCGACCACACCTCCCTCAGCGGCCTGGGCCGCCTCAGCACCGGCATGCGCCGACGCATGCTCGCTCGCTGGCCCGCACTCCAGCCGGTCCCGACAGCGCGGCCCTAG
- a CDS encoding nucleosidase, producing MELIGEITADRPLLVVALKEEAQFLGAGLPVLLTGMGKVNAATALATVLARGTLPSGIVNLGTAGALRPGLRGTHVISSVIQHDLDSELLATLTGEITGAPLDLADAGGPVLATGDSFIADDAARDRLAARAALVDMEGYALAHVALQADVPVRLVKHVSDEAGDGADRTWQETVAACARELAAWAAENIPAHT from the coding sequence ATGGAACTCATAGGTGAGATAACCGCCGACCGCCCGCTGCTCGTCGTCGCCCTCAAGGAGGAGGCGCAGTTCCTCGGGGCCGGTCTTCCGGTCCTGCTCACCGGCATGGGCAAGGTCAACGCGGCGACCGCGCTGGCCACCGTACTGGCACGCGGCACCCTCCCCTCGGGCATCGTCAACCTGGGCACGGCCGGCGCGCTGCGCCCGGGGCTGCGGGGCACCCACGTCATCAGCTCCGTGATCCAGCACGACCTGGACAGCGAACTGCTGGCCACGCTGACGGGCGAGATCACGGGCGCGCCCCTGGACCTGGCCGACGCGGGCGGACCGGTGCTCGCCACGGGCGACTCCTTCATCGCCGACGACGCGGCCCGTGACCGGCTGGCGGCGCGGGCCGCGCTGGTGGACATGGAGGGATACGCGCTGGCGCACGTCGCGCTCCAGGCCGACGTGCCGGTGCGCCTCGTCAAGCACGTCAGCGACGAGGCGGGGGACGGCGCCGACCGGACGTGGCAGGAAACGGTGGCGGCCTGCGCCCGCGAACTGGCCGCCTGGGCGGCGGAGAACATCCCGGCACACACCTGA
- a CDS encoding MFS transporter: protein MTSSGMSGPGRPSSDRPPHTFRTVFPVLALCWLAVFFDGMDVNIYGAVMPHMLDDPGLGLTPASAGSIGSWTAFGMFFGALAAGNVTDWLGRRPTLVASVVLFSLGSAVCAVAAGPAVFGAGRFVAGIGLGGLTPLALAMVLEFAPPGRAALTTGLLMSSYHAGGMAATGIGLGLAPAAGWRAVFWAGVLPAVIAVPLLLKYLPESPGVLLARGDRARADAVADRYRLPRPTAVQAPAAGAKGRLAAVRALFRPESRWATLLLWLASFCGLVLVYGVSTWLPQMMRDSGYGLSSSVTFLMVINGGGIVGMFVAGRAADRFGAVRISALWFALTAAGALLLKSHLPLGVTYAVVALTGVWLFSAQVMVYAVTDTVYRDSERAAGLGMVTGVGRTGAAFGPWLIGILATTGSQTWGFTAFAAAGLLGAAAIALVPLARGVRGGDRPAPLDSSPGVRA, encoded by the coding sequence ATGACTTCCTCCGGCATGTCCGGGCCAGGCCGCCCGTCCTCCGACCGCCCGCCGCACACCTTCCGCACGGTCTTCCCGGTCCTGGCGCTCTGCTGGCTGGCGGTCTTCTTCGACGGGATGGACGTCAACATCTACGGCGCCGTCATGCCGCACATGCTGGACGACCCCGGTCTCGGCCTCACCCCGGCGAGCGCCGGCTCGATCGGCAGCTGGACGGCCTTCGGCATGTTCTTCGGCGCGCTCGCCGCCGGCAACGTCACCGACTGGCTCGGCCGCCGCCCCACGCTCGTCGCCAGCGTCGTGCTCTTCTCCCTCGGCTCCGCGGTCTGCGCCGTCGCCGCGGGCCCGGCCGTCTTCGGCGCCGGCCGGTTCGTCGCGGGCATCGGCCTCGGCGGCCTCACGCCGCTCGCCCTCGCCATGGTCCTGGAGTTCGCGCCGCCGGGCCGCGCGGCCCTCACCACCGGCCTGCTGATGTCCTCGTACCACGCGGGCGGCATGGCGGCGACCGGCATCGGCCTCGGGCTCGCCCCCGCGGCGGGCTGGCGGGCCGTCTTCTGGGCCGGGGTGCTGCCCGCCGTCATCGCCGTGCCCCTGCTCCTGAAGTACCTCCCCGAGTCGCCCGGCGTGCTCCTCGCCCGCGGCGACCGCGCACGCGCCGACGCCGTCGCCGACCGCTACCGCCTGCCGCGGCCCACCGCCGTCCAGGCCCCGGCCGCCGGCGCCAAGGGGCGGCTGGCCGCCGTCCGTGCCCTCTTCCGCCCGGAATCCCGCTGGGCCACCCTCCTGCTGTGGCTGGCCTCCTTCTGCGGCCTGGTCCTGGTGTACGGCGTGTCCACCTGGCTGCCCCAGATGATGCGCGACTCCGGCTACGGCCTCAGCTCCTCCGTCACCTTCCTGATGGTGATCAACGGCGGCGGCATCGTCGGCATGTTCGTCGCGGGCCGCGCCGCCGACCGCTTCGGCGCCGTACGGATCTCCGCGCTCTGGTTCGCCCTCACCGCGGCCGGCGCGCTGCTCCTGAAGTCGCACCTGCCGCTCGGCGTCACGTACGCCGTCGTCGCCCTCACCGGTGTCTGGCTCTTCAGCGCGCAGGTCATGGTCTACGCCGTCACCGACACCGTCTACCGCGACAGCGAACGCGCCGCAGGGCTCGGCATGGTCACCGGTGTCGGCCGGACGGGCGCCGCCTTCGGCCCCTGGCTCATCGGCATCCTCGCCACCACCGGCAGCCAGACCTGGGGCTTCACCGCCTTCGCCGCGGCCGGCCTCCTCGGCGCCGCGGCCATCGCGCTGGTCCCGCTCGCGCGAGGGGTGCGGGGCGGCGACCGCCCCGCACCCCTCGACAGCTCCCCCGGGGTACGGGCCTGA
- a CDS encoding aldehyde dehydrogenase family protein, with translation MASTRELFIGGKDVPAASGRTAEDISPFTGEVYATVAAGGPEDVTRAVDAAEAAFPAWAALAPFARRAIFLKAADLLDAKGEQAVELMAEEVGGTAPWAHFNVALAANVLREAAAAITAPRGEVLSTQETGALGMAIREPLGVVAAFAPWNAPLILGVRAVAAPLAAGNTVVVKPSEDAPLACGLFVADVLREAGLPDGVLNVVTNAPEDAAVVAETLIADTRVRAVNFTGSTGVGRIIGTHAARHLKPAVLELGGKNAILVLDDADVDYAVDAVTFGVFMNAGQICMSGDRILVHESLAEEFTRKFTAKVAALPTGDPREPHTVVGPLVSAAAAERVAALVKDAADKGATVLTGGGAPDGAVHPATVLTGVTKDMDLYYGEAFGPVCVIETFADDAAAIALANDTENGLTCGIITENATHGLTVARGIRTGIVHVNDQSVGDEPQAPFGGVKDSGYGRFGGRWGIEAFSSTRWVTVATQQAHYPF, from the coding sequence ATGGCCAGCACCCGTGAACTGTTCATCGGCGGCAAGGACGTGCCCGCCGCCTCCGGACGTACCGCCGAGGACATCAGCCCCTTCACCGGCGAGGTGTACGCGACCGTCGCCGCCGGCGGACCCGAGGACGTCACGCGGGCCGTGGACGCCGCGGAGGCGGCCTTCCCCGCGTGGGCCGCGCTGGCGCCGTTCGCCCGCCGGGCGATCTTCCTCAAGGCGGCCGACCTGCTCGACGCCAAGGGCGAGCAGGCCGTGGAGCTGATGGCGGAGGAGGTCGGCGGCACCGCCCCCTGGGCCCACTTCAACGTCGCGCTCGCCGCCAACGTACTGCGCGAGGCCGCCGCCGCGATCACCGCGCCGCGCGGCGAGGTGCTCAGCACCCAGGAGACCGGCGCGCTCGGCATGGCGATACGCGAACCGCTCGGCGTCGTCGCGGCGTTCGCCCCCTGGAACGCGCCGCTGATCCTCGGCGTCCGCGCGGTCGCCGCGCCGCTCGCCGCCGGCAACACCGTCGTGGTCAAGCCGAGCGAGGACGCGCCGCTGGCCTGCGGGCTGTTCGTCGCCGACGTACTGCGCGAGGCGGGGCTCCCGGACGGGGTGCTGAACGTGGTCACCAACGCGCCCGAGGACGCGGCCGTCGTCGCCGAGACGCTGATCGCCGACACCCGCGTACGGGCCGTCAACTTCACCGGTTCGACCGGCGTCGGCCGGATCATCGGCACCCACGCGGCCCGGCACCTCAAGCCGGCCGTGCTGGAGCTCGGCGGCAAGAACGCGATCCTCGTCCTGGACGACGCGGACGTGGACTACGCGGTCGACGCCGTCACCTTCGGCGTGTTCATGAACGCGGGGCAGATCTGCATGTCCGGCGACCGCATCCTGGTGCACGAGAGCCTCGCCGAGGAGTTCACGCGGAAGTTCACGGCGAAGGTCGCGGCGCTTCCCACGGGTGACCCGCGCGAGCCGCACACCGTCGTCGGGCCGCTGGTCAGCGCGGCCGCGGCGGAGCGCGTCGCGGCGCTGGTGAAGGACGCGGCCGACAAGGGCGCGACGGTGCTGACGGGCGGCGGGGCGCCGGACGGCGCGGTGCACCCGGCGACCGTGCTGACCGGCGTCACCAAGGACATGGACCTCTACTACGGCGAGGCGTTCGGGCCGGTCTGCGTCATCGAGACGTTCGCCGACGACGCGGCGGCCATCGCCCTCGCCAACGACACCGAGAACGGCCTGACCTGCGGCATCATCACCGAGAACGCCACGCACGGGCTGACCGTCGCGCGCGGCATCCGCACCGGCATCGTGCACGTCAACGACCAGTCCGTCGGCGACGAGCCGCAGGCACCGTTCGGCGGCGTCAAGGACTCCGGCTACGGCCGGTTCGGCGGCCGCTGGGGCATCGAGGCCTTCTCCAGCACCCGCTGGGTCACCGTCGCGACGCAGCAGGCGCACTACCCCTTCTGA
- a CDS encoding APC family permease, which yields MTDILSQPPAGDRLDAPAAGNAGAAGPPADASAPDGARTLKRSIGVVGGTLLTLSCVTPASTLFVVVPDLFADLGTATALTIAIGSVLCIAVAFCYSELGTLIPSAGGEYAMVSTLTGRLAGWLVFVLSLLVVMIVPPVIAMGTADYLAPVVHVPAPVAGAAVMLLATLAGLLDLRANAWITGIFLVLEVIAAGVVAVLGFAHTERGGAALLHGTVAGPDGAPGPVTALLVVSGLAIALFVTQGFSTAVYLSEELADPRRNVARTVLATLAISAAVILVPVIAITLGAPDIEALTSGDISTMVTAWSNSAVGTFVSLCVALAIINAGIVMVIQNSRVLFASARDKAWPQPVNDALSRLGRFGSPWVATLVVGLPGAALCFVDLDTLYGVTGVSVSGMYLLVAVAALAARRGVHQKTAAWRMPLWPAVPLLLIVVLVYILSRQETQYLLWTGGIMAAATLYWACYLRPRQDTHWLVTLPEDTRTEEPLES from the coding sequence ATGACCGACATCCTCAGCCAGCCACCCGCAGGCGACCGCCTCGACGCACCCGCTGCCGGCAACGCCGGTGCCGCGGGCCCGCCCGCCGACGCCTCCGCCCCGGACGGTGCGCGTACCCTCAAGCGTTCGATCGGCGTCGTCGGCGGCACGCTGCTGACCCTGTCCTGCGTCACGCCCGCCTCCACGCTCTTCGTCGTGGTGCCCGACCTCTTCGCCGATCTGGGCACGGCCACCGCCCTGACCATCGCGATCGGTTCCGTTCTCTGCATCGCGGTGGCGTTCTGCTACTCCGAGCTGGGCACCCTGATCCCGAGTGCGGGCGGCGAGTACGCCATGGTCTCGACGCTGACCGGGCGGCTGGCCGGCTGGCTGGTGTTCGTCCTGTCGCTGCTGGTCGTGATGATCGTGCCGCCGGTGATCGCCATGGGTACGGCCGACTACCTCGCCCCCGTGGTGCACGTCCCGGCCCCGGTCGCCGGTGCCGCGGTGATGCTGCTCGCCACCCTCGCCGGCCTGCTCGACCTGCGCGCGAACGCCTGGATCACCGGCATCTTCCTGGTCCTCGAAGTCATCGCGGCGGGTGTCGTCGCGGTCCTCGGCTTCGCGCACACCGAGCGCGGCGGCGCCGCCCTGCTGCACGGCACCGTCGCAGGGCCGGACGGCGCCCCGGGCCCCGTCACCGCCCTGCTCGTCGTCTCCGGCCTGGCCATCGCCCTCTTCGTGACCCAGGGCTTCTCCACCGCGGTCTACCTCTCGGAGGAGCTGGCGGACCCGCGCCGCAACGTCGCCCGCACCGTGCTGGCCACGCTGGCGATATCGGCCGCCGTCATCCTCGTACCGGTCATCGCCATCACCCTCGGCGCCCCGGACATCGAGGCGCTGACCTCCGGCGACATCAGCACCATGGTCACCGCGTGGAGCAACTCGGCGGTCGGCACCTTCGTCAGCCTGTGTGTCGCCCTGGCGATCATCAACGCCGGGATTGTCATGGTCATCCAGAATTCCCGGGTGCTGTTCGCCTCAGCGCGTGACAAGGCCTGGCCCCAGCCGGTCAACGACGCGCTGTCCCGGCTCGGCCGCTTCGGCTCCCCATGGGTCGCGACCCTGGTCGTCGGCCTGCCTGGCGCGGCCCTGTGCTTCGTCGACCTCGACACGCTCTACGGCGTCACCGGTGTCTCCGTCTCGGGCATGTACCTGCTCGTCGCGGTCGCGGCGCTCGCCGCCCGGCGCGGGGTGCACCAGAAGACGGCCGCCTGGCGGATGCCGCTGTGGCCGGCGGTGCCGCTGCTGCTGATCGTGGTCCTCGTCTACATCCTCAGCCGGCAGGAGACGCAGTACCTGCTGTGGACCGGCGGCATCATGGCCGCGGCGACCCTGTACTGGGCCTGCTACCTCCGCCCCCGTCAGGACACCCACTGGCTGGTGACCCTCCCGGAGGACACCCGGACCGAGGAGCCTCTGGAGTCCTGA